A window from Theobroma cacao cultivar B97-61/B2 chromosome 3, Criollo_cocoa_genome_V2, whole genome shotgun sequence encodes these proteins:
- the LOC18603980 gene encoding U-box domain-containing protein 33 has product MEEENYVPVDSMQYYTARMMSPEIVEIGEESKSFAGSKDGSGSDVYVAVGRDDLDVLKWALDHAVSPGARVFLVHVFAPITFVRTPVGKLSKNQLNEEQLRVYVNEENNRRKNLLAKYIRLCIDSKVTVDTMLIESNSLSKAILELIPVLNITCLVIGSKHPPSSRQRRRKQRIGELIKKNAPDYCEVTVVHDGKKVQDCQQEPEQVHSSQESSPQRPGLIPERNFFQCVCFTGKFN; this is encoded by the exons atggaagaagaaaactATGTGCCGGTAGACTCCATGCAGTATTACACAGCTCGGATGATGTCTCCGGAAATCGTAGAGATCGGAGAAGAGAGTAAGAGCTTTGCAGGAAGCAAAGACGGAAGTGGCAGCGATGTTTATGTAGCTGTTGGCAGAGATGACTTAGATGTGTTGAAATGGGCACTTGACCATGCTGTTTCTCCTGGAGCTCGGGTTTTTCTTGTTCATGTTTTTGCTCCCATAACTTTCGTACGTACGCCAG ttgggAAGTTATCAAAGAACCAGTTGAACGAAGAACAGCTGAGAGTTTATGTTAATGAAGAGAATAACAGGAGAAAGAACCTCTTGGCAAAATACATTCGCTTGTGCATTGACTCCAAG GTGACAGTGGATACGATGCTGATTGAGAGCAATTCCTTGTCCAAAGCAATCCTTGAGCTCATTCCTGTTCTCAACATCACCTGCCTTGTCATCGGATCCAAACATCCACCTAGCTCAAG GCAGAGGAGGAGAAAACAGAGGATAGGAGAATTGATCAAGAAGAATGCTCCGGACTATTGTGAGGTTACCGTTGTCCATGATGGCAAGAAGGTTCAAGATTGTCAACAGGAACCAGAGCAGGTCCATTCATCCCAAGAATCCAGTCCCCAAAGACCAGGGCTCATCCCCGAAAGGAATTTCTTCCAGTGTGTATGCTTTACAGGCAAGTTCAATTGA
- the LOC18603982 gene encoding DEAD-box ATP-dependent RNA helicase 20 — translation MNPYDRRYGDPESYRQRRSDFMGQPPPVGLPAMGPEMVPPAGATSYPRGGNVPYGGPPTAQPPTFQGRVSGAVPGTGNFDTYPSFQPVAGRLEMGRGGGMGNGHVGDRRSDGARGRGGGFRGGGGGRDGRGGGGRGYGGRHGGSSRGDLDNVSLPRQNFGNLVPFEKNFYVESPAVRGMTEQEAMVYRKTRDITVQGHDVPKPTRMFHEANFPDYCLEVIARLGFVEPTPIQAQGWPMALKGRDLIGIAETGSGKTLAYLLPALVHVNAQPRLAHGEGPIVLILAPTRELAVQIQEEAAKFATHANIRSTCIYGGAPKGPQIRDLKRGVEIVIATPGRLIDMLEAQHTNLQRVTYLVLDEADRMLDMGFEPQIRKIVAQIRPDRQTLYWSATWPREVESLARQFLRNPYKVIIGSPDLKANQSINQVVEVVTELEKYNRLIKLLKEVMDGNRILIFMETKKGCDQVTRQLRMDGWPALSIHGDKNQSERDWVLAEFKSGRSPIMTATDVAARGLDVKDIKCVINYDFPSSLEDYVHRIGRTGRAGAKGTAFTFFTQANAKYARDLIKLLQDAGQVVSPALSTLARSAASSFGGSRGNFRSRGRGGYGNRSSISGSNTIPLGARRPW, via the exons ATGAATCCTTACGACCGTAGATACGGCGACCCCGAATCTTACCGTCAGCGAAGGAG tgATTTCATGGGCCAACCGCCTCCGGTAGGTCTACCAGCTATGGGCCCGGAAATGGTTCCGCCAGCTGGTGCTACCTCTTATCCCCGGGGTGGAAACGTTCCTTACGGAGGCCCACCGACTGCGCAGCCGCCGACTTTTCAGGGAAGAGTATCCGGAGCCGTCCCAGGTACAGGAAATTTCGATACGTACCCGAGCTTCCAACCAGTCGCGGGAAGATTAGAGATGGGCCGCGGTGGGGGCATGGGTAATGGTCATGTTGGAGACAGGAGAAGCGACGGGGCGAGAGGTCGTGGTGGCGGCTTCAGAGGTGGTGGAGGTGGTCGTGATGGCCGTGGTGGTGGTGGGAGGGGTTATGGGGGAAGGCACGGAGGGTCGTCTAGAGGGGATTTAGACAATGTTTCGCTTCCAAGgcaaaattttggaaatttgGTTCCTTTTGAGAAAAACTTTTATGTTGAGAGTCCTGCAGTTAGAGGAATGACAGAGCAAGAAGCTATGGTTTATCGTAAAACACGGGACATTACAGTTCAAGGACATGATGTTCCAAAGCCAACAAGGATGTTCCATGAAGCCAATTTTCCTG ATTATTGCCTTGAGGTTATTGCTAGATTGGGTTTTGTTGAACCAACGCCAATTCAGGCTCAAGGGTGGCCTATGGCTTTGAAGGGTAGGGATTTAATTGGCATTGCTGAGACTGGTTCTGGTAAAACGCTGGCATATTTGCTGCCGGCATTGGTGCATGTTAATGCGCAGCCACGATTGG CGCATGGTGAGGGTCCTATTGTATTAATATTAGCACCTACGAGAGAGTTGGCTGTTCAGATTCAAGAAGAAGCTGCCAAGTTTGCGACTCATGCTAATATCAGAAGTACTTGCATCTATGGTGGTGCTCCTAAAGGACCACAAATTCGGGATCTTAAAAGAG GTGTTGAGATTGTAATTGCTACACCTGGTCGACTGATAGACATGCTAGAAGCTCAACACACAAACTTGCAAAGAGTGACTTACCTTGTTCTGGATGAGGCTGATCGAATGTTGGATATGGGGTTTGAGCctcaaataagaaaaattgttGCTCAG ATTCGGCCTGACAGGCAAACATTGTACTGGAGTGCAACATGGCCAAGGGAGGTTGAGTCTCTAGCAAGGCAGTTTTTACGCAATCCATATAAG GTTATAATTGGATCACCTGATCTTAAAGCAAACCAATCTATAAACCAAGTTGTTGAAGTCGTAACAGAGCTGGAAAAGTACAACAG GCTAATCAAATTGCTCAAGGAAGTGATGGATGGGAATCGAATACTCATATTCATGGAGACAAAGAAGGGATGCGACCAAGTTACTAGGCAGCTGAGAATGGATGGATGGCCTGCTCTATCCATCCATGGTGATAAAAACCAGTCTGAAAGAGATTGGGTCCTGGCTGAATTTAAGAGTGGCAGAAGTCCCATAATGACTGCTACTGATGTGGCTGCACGGGGTCTTG ATGTAAAGGACATAAAGTGTGTGATCAACTATGATTTTCCTTCCAGCCTGGAGGATTATGTACATAGGATTGGTCGAACTGGTCGAGCAGGGGCTAAGGGAACTGCTTTTACCTTCTTCACGCAGGCAAATGCAAAGTATGCTAGGGACCTTATCAAGCTCCTGCAAGATGCAGGGCAGGTTGTCTCTCCTGCATTATCTACATTGGCCCGCTCTGCTGCTTCAAGTTTTGGAG GTTCCAGGGGAAACTTCCGCTCCAGAGGACGTGGAGGTTACGGTAATCGTTCTTCGATATCAGGATCAAATACAATACCTCTTGGTGCAAGGAGGCCTTGGTAG